The following is a genomic window from Longimicrobiaceae bacterium.
GCGATCCGGAGCTGGACAAGAACAGGGCCTTCAAGCCCTCCGACCACACCCGGGGGCTCACCGGCCCGGACGGGCAGAGCTTCGGTGACACCGGGTATTTCAAGGGTGACGTCTACATCGAGAAGGGCTCGATGTCGGGATACCTCCCGCAGTACGACCAGCGGAAGCTTTTCTACCCGAAGTTCGGGGATTGGACCAACGGCGGGCTCCGCCATGATTGGAGCCTGATCCTGTGGGGTCGCAAGGATGGCAGCGGCATGGACCTGCTGGTGGTATCCGGCACCCGCGGCAGCGCGGGATACCCGGAGTACCGGAAGTTCGATTACGGGGTCGCACCGGTTCGCTGGAACACCTGGCACACCGTCGAGAGCGAGTGGCGCCTCAACGACGTGGGGCAGGCGAACGCCCGGCTGCGGGTCTGGTTGGACGGGAGGCTCGTGTACGAGCGGACCAACTTCATGATGGTCGCCCCACATCCCACCAACCCGCGGGCTTACTACTACCTCTACGAGGTCGAGGTCGGCGACCAGCAGCAGGGCAATACCTCGAGCAGCCAGAGCCTCTTCAACAGCTATCGATTCTGGGACAACATCCAGTTCCGCACCGCCCGCCCGTAGCATCGCCGTAATCGCACGGGAGATCCGCGCCGACGCCTTCGAGGCGCCGGACGCGATTCCGCCCGAGCTGCTGCGGCGTGCCGCCGTCCCGACCCGCTGGACCCGCTCACCAGGGCCCCCTCATTCTGCGGAGTCCAAAGAGAGCCCCCCCTGCGCTTCGAAGCGCAGGGG
Proteins encoded in this region:
- a CDS encoding Ig-like domain-containing protein; this translates as MACGDASTAPGAEDDLELSVTSAVLEPGESLQLRVVDAAAKTVRWSSSNPAVATVTTSGVVTAIDSGSALISATAGRADGTARVTVEEEDAPAPPQVAGGTLISGHDFNDGTWGPFPRPRRGNPADYSIVNDPTGSGRGKVARLHYHRDAASDPELDKNRAFKPSDHTRGLTGPDGQSFGDTGYFKGDVYIEKGSMSGYLPQYDQRKLFYPKFGDWTNGGLRHDWSLILWGRKDGSGMDLLVVSGTRGSAGYPEYRKFDYGVAPVRWNTWHTVESEWRLNDVGQANARLRVWLDGRLVYERTNFMMVAPHPTNPRAYYYLYEVEVGDQQQGNTSSSQSLFNSYRFWDNIQFRTARP